Genomic DNA from Mycobacterium stomatepiae:
ACCGGCCTGGGCATCCGCGCCACCACGACTCTTGGCGGCATACGGCGCCAACAGGTTCCACTTCGCCGAACCCGAACTCAGCGGGCTGGGCGTGATGATCTCGACCCCGGGCCGGAGCAGGTCGTCCCAGTCCCGAATGTTCTTCGGATTGCCCTTGCGCACAACCAATGTCACGACCGACCCGAACGGATTGCCGTGACCCGCTTGCCGGTCCCAATCCGCGGAGACCTTGCCGGCCTTGACCAATCGGGTGATGTCGGGCCCGACCGAGAAGTTCACGACGTCGGCGGGTTTCCCCTCGACGACCCCGCGTGACTGGTCGGCAGACGCGGCGTAGGACGTGATCACCTGCACGCCCTTGCCTTCCTGGGTTTCGTTGAATGCCGGAATCACCGCGCTCCAACCGGGTTCGGGCACCGAATAGGCGACAAGGGTGATCTTGATGTTCGCATTGCTCAGTGTGCCGCCACCCACGACATCGCTGGCGCCGCCGGCACATGCCGCCACCAGACCGACGACCGACAGGAGCGCGGCGAGGTGACGCCACCGCTGTGCGATACGAATGTCGTCGTACATGAGCCGGCCTTCCGGTGCGGGACTTGGGTGCGTCGATCCCGTTGCTGCGGAAGGGCACTAGGGCATTCGAGGAATTCGCCAACTCACGACCGGACCGCGCACGGACAGGAGAGTCAGCGACAACAGCACACGACGACAGAGGGCTCCAGAGAACGGGCTCCCTCGTGCATGGCGCGAGCGGAGCAAAGCGCAGGTACTCGCACCGCGATGCCGCAACGCGGTATCCGTCGTTGCCAGGGCATCGACGCCGGCCGAACACCGGCTTAGCCGTGCGTGACGTCGCCGTCGCGCATCCGACGAGCGGCGGGCCCGCCGACAGCGCCGGGGGCGGCGTAAAAAGTCACGTTGATGAAAAGAGCCGGACACCGTCGGGTACCTGGTCGAGCAGTGCGATCTCAGGCCGGCAACATATCGGCGCGTTCGTCCACGATATCGCCGAGTTCGGAGTTCAATGCTCCGGAGAGGGCGACGAGTAGCCCTTTTCTCAATACCGTTACGCGCCGCGACCGCGGCTCGAGAAAAGGACGCCGATGGCTCGTACCCCGACGACAAAGGTCGCCGCGGCCCTGCAGGTTGCCACCCTGATCTGTGCAACCGCCGCGACGTCATCGATCACCTGGGCAGCGGCGGCCCGCGCCACCCCGGGCCCACCCGCACCGGACGCCGATCACGAGGTGGGCATGTACGGCGATCCGGCGGCCGCCGCGCCCTATTGGCGCCGTCAGCACGCATCGGACTGCGGCGAGATCGCAGCCGCCGATGTCGTCGGCGAGCTCACCGGCCGCCAGCCCACCGAGCGACAGATCACCGCCGTGGCCGAAAATACCGCAGGGGCAACGGGTTCCAGACCGATATGGACTCCCCCCGGCAACACCGACATCAGAGACTTACCGTTACTGCTCTGGCACTACTGGGTCAGGGCCGACAACATCCAGACCAATATCGTTGCCCTACAACAGGACCTGGCCGAGAAGCGCAAGGTGATCGCCTTGGTGAACGCCGAGACCATCTGGAACCGTCCCGGCAACCGTGACGTCGCGAACCACTTCGTCGTCGTCACCGGTATCGATACCAAGGCCGGTGTGGTGCATCTCAACGACAGCGGCATCGATACGGGCCGCGACGAGCAGATTCCGATCGCCACCTTCGAGCGGGCGTGGGCACCCAACCGCAACTCCGCGGTCGTGACCCGGGCCTGAAAAGGGAGGTTAAATCAGTTTCAGGTAAGGCTTTTCATCGGACCCGACGCGATCTCTGCGGATCCACGACCGTTGGCGAGGCTGCACGACTCGGCCAGCTCGGGCCCGTAGGTGGCCGCACCGCACTCACATTCCCAGCAGATGTGCCGGCCGCAGGAACACGGAATGGTGGCCACGATCATGTGTCCCGGCAGAAGCCAGTGACCACGTGCACACCGTTGTGGTGGTCTGTC
This window encodes:
- a CDS encoding sulfate ABC transporter substrate-binding protein, coding for MYDDIRIAQRWRHLAALLSVVGLVAACAGGASDVVGGGTLSNANIKITLVAYSVPEPGWSAVIPAFNETQEGKGVQVITSYAASADQSRGVVEGKPADVVNFSVGPDITRLVKAGKVSADWDRQAGHGNPFGSVVTLVVRKGNPKNIRDWDDLLRPGVEIITPSPLSSGSAKWNLLAPYAAKSRGGADAQAGIDFISKLVHEHVKLRPGSGRIATAVFAEGSGDVLISYENEAIAAERQGKPVEHLIPSQTFKIENPVAVASTSAHLDVATAFKNFQYTAAAQKLWAQTGFRPIDPAVASTFRDRYPVPIKLWTIDDLGGWGNADQQLFDKNTGSITKVYVQATG
- a CDS encoding cysteine peptidase family C39 domain-containing protein — protein: MARTPTTKVAAALQVATLICATAATSSITWAAAARATPGPPAPDADHEVGMYGDPAAAAPYWRRQHASDCGEIAAADVVGELTGRQPTERQITAVAENTAGATGSRPIWTPPGNTDIRDLPLLLWHYWVRADNIQTNIVALQQDLAEKRKVIALVNAETIWNRPGNRDVANHFVVVTGIDTKAGVVHLNDSGIDTGRDEQIPIATFERAWAPNRNSAVVTRA